A window from Streptomyces sp. NBC_00299 encodes these proteins:
- a CDS encoding DUF4259 domain-containing protein, which yields MGTWGSGPFDSDTAEDFLDELERYPAPQRLEAVERTFRAAIAADGSSSSSVLPEEVVAAAAVVAANVPAGHSLAWNEEYPSITEWLAKPIAPALASSAIQALESAVPADGWFWRSWVDADERVEAQAAIDTLRSVLRPPSGGYSR from the coding sequence ATGGGAACTTGGGGCTCAGGCCCGTTCGACAGTGATACGGCGGAAGATTTCCTCGATGAGCTGGAGAGGTATCCCGCACCGCAGCGTCTGGAAGCCGTCGAGCGTACTTTCCGTGCCGCCATTGCGGCGGATGGAAGTTCCAGCTCATCGGTGCTGCCTGAGGAGGTAGTGGCTGCTGCCGCTGTAGTGGCGGCCAATGTTCCAGCCGGGCATTCCTTGGCTTGGAATGAGGAATACCCGAGCATCACGGAATGGCTGGCGAAGCCGATTGCGCCCGCCCTTGCCTCGTCTGCAATCCAGGCGCTTGAATCGGCAGTGCCCGCAGATGGCTGGTTCTGGAGGAGCTGGGTCGACGCTGACGAGAGGGTCGAGGCTCAGGCTGCAATCGACACTTTGAGGTCTGTATTGCGCCCTCCCAGCGGAGGATATTCTCGATAG
- a CDS encoding nitrate/nitrite transporter — translation MTAPSTAPAASRGGRWIEHWDPEDEAFWKETGEKVAKRNLFFSVLSEHIGFSIWTLWSVMVLFMGPEYGLTPADKFTIVSMATLVGAIVRVPYTFAVAVFGGRMWTVVSASLLLVPTVAAFAVMEPGTSFTTFLLCAMLAGVGGGNFASSMTNINAFFPLRKKGWALGLNAGGGNIGVPVVQLVGLAVIGASGGPRLLLGIYIPFIVIAAVLAWLKMDSISSVKNDTGAAKDAAKDAHTWIMSFLYIGTFGSFIGYSFAFGLVLQTQFGRTPLQAAYVTFIGPLLGSLIRPVGGWLADRYGGAKITLWNYVGMAAATAVVVVASMQKSLPLFTTAFIALFVLSGLGNGSTFKMIPGIFHTKALARGLEGEEAAAYGRRLSGASMGLIGAVGALGGLGINLAFRQSFLTVGSGTGAFVAFLAFYGLCFAVTWAVYLRRPAAAQTDTAPATDAKPQLSYAEV, via the coding sequence ATGACAGCCCCGAGTACAGCCCCCGCCGCAAGCAGGGGAGGCCGCTGGATCGAGCACTGGGACCCCGAGGACGAGGCCTTCTGGAAGGAGACCGGGGAGAAGGTCGCCAAGCGCAACCTCTTCTTCTCCGTCCTGTCCGAGCACATCGGGTTCTCGATCTGGACCTTGTGGTCGGTGATGGTGCTGTTCATGGGGCCGGAGTACGGGCTCACCCCTGCGGACAAGTTCACGATCGTCTCGATGGCCACGCTGGTCGGCGCCATCGTGCGCGTCCCGTACACCTTCGCCGTCGCCGTCTTCGGTGGCCGGATGTGGACGGTCGTCTCGGCGAGTCTGCTGCTGGTGCCGACGGTCGCCGCGTTCGCCGTGATGGAGCCGGGAACGTCGTTCACGACCTTCCTGCTGTGCGCGATGCTGGCCGGCGTCGGCGGCGGGAACTTCGCCTCCAGCATGACCAACATCAACGCCTTCTTCCCGCTCCGTAAGAAGGGGTGGGCGCTGGGCCTGAACGCCGGCGGCGGCAACATCGGCGTGCCCGTCGTGCAGCTCGTCGGGCTCGCGGTCATCGGCGCCAGCGGCGGGCCGCGCCTGCTGCTCGGGATCTACATCCCGTTCATCGTGATCGCCGCCGTCCTCGCGTGGTTGAAGATGGACAGCATCTCGTCCGTCAAGAACGACACCGGCGCCGCCAAGGACGCCGCGAAGGACGCCCACACCTGGATCATGTCCTTCCTCTACATCGGCACCTTCGGGTCGTTCATCGGATACTCCTTCGCCTTCGGGCTGGTGCTCCAGACGCAGTTCGGCCGTACACCGCTCCAGGCCGCCTACGTCACCTTCATCGGCCCACTGCTCGGCTCCCTGATCCGGCCCGTGGGCGGCTGGCTCGCCGACCGGTACGGCGGCGCGAAGATCACGCTGTGGAACTACGTCGGTATGGCCGCCGCGACTGCTGTGGTCGTCGTGGCCTCGATGCAGAAGTCGCTGCCGCTGTTCACCACCGCGTTCATCGCCCTGTTCGTGCTCAGCGGCCTCGGCAACGGCTCGACGTTCAAGATGATCCCCGGCATCTTCCACACGAAGGCTCTGGCCAGGGGGCTCGAAGGTGAGGAGGCCGCCGCCTACGGCCGCAGGCTCTCCGGTGCCTCCATGGGGCTCATCGGCGCGGTGGGCGCACTCGGCGGACTCGGCATCAACCTCGCCTTCCGCCAGTCGTTCCTCACCGTGGGCTCCGGCACCGGCGCCTTCGTCGCCTTCCTCGCCTTCTACGGCCTCTGCTTCGCGGTCACCTGGGCCGTATACCTTCGCCGCCCGGCCGCCGCGCAGACCGACACGGCACCTGCCACCGACGCAAAGCCGCAGCTCAGCTACGCCGAGGTGTGA
- a CDS encoding uroporphyrinogen-III synthase, giving the protein MYDEQQQPEHGPLAGFTVGVTAARRADELGALLQRRGAAVLHAPALRIVPLADDSELLAATKEIIQRTPDVVIATTAIGFRGWIEAADGWGLGEDLLERLRGVELLARGPKVKGAVRAAGLTEEWSPSSESMAEVLDRLLEEGVEGRRVAIQLHGEPLPGFVEALRAGGAEVLGVPVYRWLPPEDIGPVDRLLDAAVSRGLDALTFTSAPAAASLLSRAEERGLLPELLAALNHDVLPACVGPVTALPLQALGVDTVQPERFRLGPLVQLLCQELPGRARSLPIAGHRVEIRGHAVLVDGALRPVPPAGMSLLRALSRRPGWVVPRAELLRALPGAGRDEHAVETAMARLRTALGAPKLIQTVVKRGYRLALDPATDAKYADE; this is encoded by the coding sequence ATGTACGACGAACAGCAGCAACCCGAACACGGGCCCCTCGCGGGATTCACCGTGGGCGTCACCGCCGCGCGCCGCGCCGACGAGCTCGGGGCGCTGCTTCAGCGGCGCGGCGCCGCCGTACTGCACGCCCCCGCCCTGCGCATCGTGCCGCTGGCCGACGACAGCGAACTGCTCGCGGCCACCAAGGAGATCATCCAGCGGACGCCGGACGTCGTGATCGCCACCACCGCGATCGGCTTCCGCGGCTGGATCGAGGCCGCCGACGGCTGGGGCCTCGGCGAGGACCTGCTGGAACGGCTGCGCGGCGTCGAACTGCTCGCGCGCGGCCCCAAGGTCAAGGGCGCGGTACGGGCCGCCGGGCTGACGGAGGAGTGGTCGCCGTCCAGCGAGTCCATGGCCGAGGTGCTGGACCGGCTGCTGGAGGAGGGCGTCGAGGGGCGCCGCGTCGCCATCCAGCTGCACGGTGAGCCGCTGCCCGGGTTCGTGGAGGCGCTGCGGGCCGGGGGAGCGGAGGTGCTCGGGGTGCCGGTCTACCGGTGGCTGCCCCCGGAGGACATCGGGCCGGTCGACCGGCTGCTGGACGCGGCCGTCTCCCGAGGCCTGGACGCCCTCACCTTCACCAGCGCCCCGGCCGCGGCGTCCCTGCTGTCGCGGGCCGAGGAGCGCGGCCTGCTTCCCGAACTGCTCGCCGCCCTCAACCACGACGTCCTTCCGGCCTGCGTCGGCCCCGTCACCGCACTGCCCCTGCAGGCGCTCGGCGTCGACACGGTCCAGCCCGAGCGCTTCCGGCTCGGACCGCTGGTCCAGCTGCTGTGCCAGGAGCTGCCGGGGCGGGCCCGGTCGCTGCCGATCGCCGGGCACCGGGTGGAGATCCGGGGCCATGCGGTCCTGGTCGACGGGGCGCTGCGCCCCGTACCGCCCGCGGGCATGTCCCTGTTGCGGGCCCTGTCCCGACGGCCGGGCTGGGTGGTGCCCCGCGCGGAGCTGCTGCGTGCCCTGCCGGGCGCCGGCCGCGACGAGCACGCCGTGGAGACGGCGATGGCCCGGCTCCGTACGGCCCTGGGGGCGCCGAAGCTGATCCAGACGGTGGTGAAGCGGGGGTACCGGCTGGCGCTGGACCCGGCGACGGACGCGAAGTACGCGGACGAGTAG
- a CDS encoding anthrone oxygenase family protein: MTTTPNSKVVGTVLGAATVAMGLIAGAFYIFACGVMPGLARSDDRVYVEVMRDINDAFENPVFFLSFFGAMVLTGVSAWQVRGTPYRGWVWAAATAYGLAFVVTVLFSIPLNDSLKGAGDPTALREEFEDPWLAWNVVRTVLSTVALGCLGRALVLYGRISRGSAERRSAPSDRPAFEDEARSGPTAGGWGPRAPRG, from the coding sequence ATGACCACAACACCGAACAGCAAAGTCGTGGGGACCGTACTGGGCGCGGCCACGGTCGCGATGGGCCTGATCGCCGGGGCCTTCTACATCTTCGCCTGCGGGGTGATGCCGGGGTTGGCGCGCAGCGATGACCGGGTGTACGTCGAGGTCATGCGCGACATCAACGACGCGTTCGAGAACCCGGTGTTCTTCCTGAGCTTCTTCGGGGCGATGGTGCTGACGGGCGTATCGGCGTGGCAGGTCCGCGGGACGCCCTACCGGGGGTGGGTATGGGCGGCGGCGACCGCGTACGGGCTGGCCTTCGTGGTCACCGTCCTGTTCAGCATCCCGCTGAACGACAGCCTGAAGGGGGCCGGTGATCCGACCGCCCTGCGGGAGGAGTTCGAGGACCCGTGGCTGGCGTGGAATGTCGTACGGACGGTGCTGTCGACGGTGGCGTTGGGGTGCTTGGGGCGGGCGCTGGTCCTGTACGGGCGGATCTCGCGGGGTTCGGCTGAGCGCCGGTCGGCACCATCGGACCGGCCGGCGTTTGAGGACGAGGCCCGCTCAGGGCCGACGGCGGGAGGCTGGGGGCCGCGGGCCCCCAGAGGGTGA
- a CDS encoding CGNR zinc finger domain-containing protein, whose amino-acid sequence MALGTATGALELRFDAGRICLDLLATTHPEERFDSVEVLCAWIVGAGLAPPGTPLTHADASWLAGFCELRGCIDQLVRGDLASGLWTSYDRPSYDIALARVNDIARVAPPAPRAVRGEDGTLVRQLDHPPECPALLGAVARDALELLTDPAARAGLRECEGDNCPIVYVDTSRGRRRRWCSSEVCGNRERVARHRRRAALTRA is encoded by the coding sequence ATGGCACTGGGTACGGCCACGGGCGCGCTCGAGCTGCGGTTCGACGCCGGGCGGATCTGTCTGGATCTCCTCGCGACCACGCACCCCGAGGAACGGTTCGACTCCGTCGAGGTGTTGTGCGCCTGGATCGTCGGGGCCGGCCTCGCCCCGCCGGGCACACCGCTGACCCACGCCGACGCCTCCTGGCTGGCGGGCTTTTGCGAACTGCGCGGCTGTATCGACCAGTTGGTCCGCGGTGATCTCGCCTCGGGGCTCTGGACGTCGTACGACAGGCCGTCGTACGACATCGCGCTCGCCCGCGTGAACGACATCGCCCGCGTGGCGCCACCGGCCCCCCGTGCCGTCAGGGGGGAAGACGGCACCCTCGTACGGCAGTTGGATCACCCGCCCGAGTGCCCCGCCCTGCTCGGCGCCGTCGCGCGGGACGCCCTGGAACTGCTCACCGATCCGGCCGCGCGGGCCGGACTGCGGGAGTGCGAGGGCGACAACTGTCCGATCGTTTATGTCGATACGTCCCGGGGGCGCAGGAGGCGCTGGTGCTCCAGTGAGGTCTGCGGGAACCGCGAAAGAGTGGCCCGGCACCGTCGCCGCGCGGCACTCACCCGAGCCTGA
- a CDS encoding sigma-70 family RNA polymerase sigma factor, which yields MSQPSEPDEELMRALYREHAGPLLAYVLRLVAGDRQRAEDVVQETLIRAWKNAGQLNRATGSVRPWLVTVARRIVIDGHRSRQARPQEVDPSPLEVIPAEDEIDKALWLMTLSDALDDLTPAHREVLVETYFKGRTVNEAAETLGIPSGTVRSRVFYALRSMKLALEERGVTA from the coding sequence ATGTCCCAGCCCTCGGAACCTGATGAGGAGCTGATGCGTGCGCTGTACAGAGAGCACGCCGGACCCCTCCTTGCGTATGTCCTTCGACTGGTCGCCGGTGATCGGCAACGAGCAGAGGACGTTGTGCAGGAGACGCTCATCCGTGCCTGGAAGAACGCCGGACAGCTCAATCGAGCGACCGGATCGGTACGCCCCTGGCTGGTGACGGTCGCCCGGCGCATCGTCATCGACGGCCACCGCAGCCGGCAGGCCCGGCCGCAGGAGGTCGATCCGTCGCCGCTGGAGGTCATCCCCGCGGAGGACGAGATCGACAAGGCGCTGTGGCTGATGACGCTGTCGGACGCACTCGACGACCTGACGCCCGCCCACCGGGAAGTCCTGGTCGAGACGTACTTCAAGGGGCGTACGGTCAATGAGGCGGCCGAGACGCTGGGCATACCCAGCGGCACCGTTCGCTCAAGGGTCTTCTATGCCCTGCGGTCGATGAAGCTGGCTCTGGAGGAGCGGGGGGTGACGGCGTGA
- a CDS encoding anti-sigma factor family protein, which translates to MSVYGGNQGFGMGGSGMSGPMTGHPVPSEHETVGAYALGILDDAEATAFEAHLATCEWCAQQLDELAGMEPMLAALADLPGTGSPAIGESLSAKPSPRLVNKLVDEVAERRAQKRRRSFYMVAAAAALIVGGPFVAVATNGGDSDGGGSPGQTLAANPAKELFTGTENKVSGTDPTTGASATVGMSEKAWGTETALELKGVKGPLKCSLIFVSKDGERETAASWSVPKWGYGIPDAKTEQARNPLYVSGGVSMSPDDVDHVEVMDFDGKKIVEVDV; encoded by the coding sequence ATGAGTGTTTACGGGGGAAACCAGGGATTCGGGATGGGCGGTTCGGGTATGTCTGGACCCATGACGGGACATCCGGTTCCGAGCGAACACGAGACCGTCGGCGCCTACGCCCTCGGAATTCTCGACGACGCCGAGGCAACCGCTTTCGAGGCACATCTCGCGACCTGTGAATGGTGCGCCCAGCAACTGGACGAACTCGCCGGGATGGAGCCGATGCTGGCCGCGCTCGCGGACCTGCCGGGTACCGGTTCGCCCGCGATCGGCGAGTCCCTGTCGGCGAAGCCCAGCCCGCGCCTCGTGAACAAGCTCGTCGACGAGGTCGCCGAGCGCCGCGCCCAGAAGCGCCGGCGCAGCTTCTACATGGTGGCCGCGGCGGCCGCGCTGATCGTCGGCGGTCCCTTCGTGGCCGTGGCGACGAACGGCGGCGACTCGGACGGCGGCGGCAGCCCCGGTCAGACCCTCGCGGCCAACCCCGCCAAGGAACTGTTCACCGGTACCGAGAACAAGGTCTCGGGGACCGACCCGACGACCGGCGCCAGCGCGACCGTCGGCATGTCGGAGAAGGCGTGGGGCACCGAGACGGCCCTTGAGCTCAAGGGCGTCAAAGGCCCGCTCAAGTGTTCCCTGATCTTCGTCAGCAAGGACGGCGAGCGCGAGACGGCCGCTTCCTGGTCCGTCCCGAAGTGGGGCTACGGCATCCCGGACGCCAAGACCGAGCAGGCCAGGAACCCGCTCTACGTCAGCGGCGGCGTGTCCATGTCCCCCGACGATGTCGATCACGTAGAGGTCATGGACTTCGACGGAAAGAAGATCGTCGAGGTAGACGTGTAG
- a CDS encoding HelD family protein, whose amino-acid sequence MAAQAPQETALEDSLRDREIGVEQVHLDRVYQRLEEKIHEAEFLMNDAAQRGQVGTPGALAERDAQVFRAGVHLNRLNNEFEDFLFGRIDLLPGKDGKKGPDGAYTAVEPAEGAVREDNTADIAETLHIGRIGVLDQDYAPLVIDWRAPAAAPFYRSTPVDPGRVVRRRVIRSKGRRVLSVEDDLMRPELRAFLGGDELPVIGDGALMAALGQARSHTMRDIVASIQAEQDLVIRAPAASVTYVEGGPGTGKTAVALHRAAYLLYQDRRRYAGGILIVSPTPLLVAYTEGVLPSLGEEGQVAIRAIGSLVDGAEATLYDSPATARAKGSYRMLKVLRKAARGALELGPGSGTDARRPAGDTAANRAGQLAFGDDGTDTDESARTPSGPPTRLRVVAFGRRLELEADALERIRRTALGGTAPVNLLRPRARKLLLDALWAQSGGAGRHTDPELAAELRASFDEDVMSEDSFTAFVDAWWPELTPRAVLTAMADERRLGRWARRVLNPGDVRKVARSLKRDGYSVHDIAMLDELQSILGTPARPRKKRELDPLDQLTGLEELMPVREESQRERAERLAAERTEYAHVIVDESQDVTPMQWRMLGRRGRHATWTVVGDPAQSSWSDVDEAAEARDEALGTRPRRRFQLTVNYRNPAEIAQLAAKVLALAMPGSTSPSAVRSTGVEPRFTVVRDSLAQTVREEAARLLDRVDGTVGVVVAMQRREEAAKWVAGLGDRVVALGSLEAKGLEYDATIVVSPAEIADESPAGLRVLYVALTRATQQLTVVSGERDEPDASGVPDLLRD is encoded by the coding sequence GTGGCCGCTCAGGCTCCGCAGGAAACCGCGCTCGAAGACTCCTTGAGAGATCGGGAGATCGGCGTCGAACAGGTACACCTGGACCGGGTGTACCAGCGCCTCGAGGAGAAGATCCACGAGGCGGAGTTCCTCATGAACGACGCGGCCCAGCGCGGCCAGGTCGGCACGCCCGGTGCGCTCGCCGAGCGGGACGCGCAGGTCTTCCGCGCAGGTGTCCACCTCAATCGGCTCAACAACGAGTTCGAGGACTTCCTCTTCGGCCGTATCGACCTGCTGCCCGGCAAGGACGGCAAGAAGGGACCCGACGGCGCGTACACCGCCGTCGAGCCCGCCGAGGGCGCGGTCCGCGAGGACAACACCGCCGACATCGCCGAGACCCTGCACATCGGCCGCATCGGCGTGCTCGACCAGGACTACGCCCCGCTGGTCATCGACTGGCGGGCGCCGGCCGCGGCGCCCTTCTACCGCTCGACGCCGGTCGACCCCGGGCGGGTCGTACGGCGCCGGGTCATCCGCTCCAAGGGGCGCCGGGTGCTGAGCGTCGAGGACGACCTGATGCGTCCCGAGCTCAGGGCGTTCCTCGGCGGCGACGAACTGCCCGTCATCGGTGACGGCGCCCTCATGGCCGCCCTCGGCCAGGCCCGCAGCCACACCATGCGGGACATCGTGGCGTCCATCCAGGCCGAGCAGGACCTGGTCATCCGCGCGCCCGCCGCCTCCGTGACGTACGTCGAAGGCGGCCCCGGCACCGGCAAGACCGCCGTCGCCCTGCACCGCGCCGCCTACCTGCTCTACCAGGACCGGCGCCGGTACGCGGGCGGCATCCTGATCGTCTCGCCGACCCCGCTGCTGGTGGCGTACACCGAGGGCGTGCTCCCGTCGCTGGGCGAGGAGGGCCAGGTCGCCATCCGCGCGATCGGCTCCCTCGTCGACGGTGCCGAGGCCACGCTGTACGACTCCCCGGCCACTGCCCGCGCCAAGGGCTCGTACCGCATGCTCAAGGTGCTGCGGAAGGCGGCTCGGGGCGCCCTGGAGCTGGGACCGGGCAGCGGGACCGATGCGCGTCGGCCCGCCGGCGACACCGCGGCGAACCGGGCGGGGCAGCTCGCCTTCGGCGATGACGGCACGGACACCGACGAGTCCGCGCGGACCCCCTCCGGTCCGCCCACCCGGCTGCGCGTGGTCGCCTTCGGGCGCCGGCTGGAGCTGGAGGCCGACGCGCTGGAACGTATCCGCCGCACCGCGCTGGGCGGCACCGCACCCGTGAACCTGCTGCGCCCGCGCGCCCGCAAGCTGCTGCTCGACGCCCTGTGGGCGCAGTCGGGCGGCGCCGGCCGGCACACCGACCCGGAGCTCGCCGCCGAGCTGCGCGCCTCCTTCGACGAGGACGTCATGTCGGAGGACAGCTTCACCGCCTTCGTCGACGCCTGGTGGCCGGAGCTGACCCCGAGGGCGGTCCTGACGGCGATGGCCGACGAGCGACGCCTCGGCCGCTGGGCCCGCCGGGTCCTCAACCCCGGTGACGTGCGCAAGGTCGCCCGCTCGCTGAAGCGGGACGGGTACTCCGTGCACGACATCGCCATGCTCGACGAGCTCCAGTCGATCCTCGGCACCCCGGCCCGCCCGAGGAAGAAGCGCGAGCTGGACCCGCTCGACCAGCTCACCGGCCTTGAGGAGCTGATGCCGGTGCGCGAGGAGTCGCAGCGCGAGCGCGCCGAGCGGCTGGCCGCCGAGCGCACCGAGTACGCCCACGTCATCGTCGACGAGTCCCAGGACGTCACGCCGATGCAGTGGCGCATGCTCGGCCGCCGCGGCCGGCACGCCACCTGGACGGTCGTCGGCGACCCGGCCCAGTCCTCCTGGTCCGACGTCGACGAGGCGGCCGAGGCCCGCGACGAGGCCCTCGGCACCCGCCCGCGCCGCCGCTTCCAGCTCACCGTGAACTACCGCAACCCGGCCGAGATCGCCCAGCTGGCGGCGAAGGTGCTCGCCCTCGCCATGCCCGGCTCGACGTCACCGTCGGCGGTGCGTTCGACCGGCGTCGAGCCGCGCTTCACCGTCGTACGGGACTCCCTCGCGCAGACGGTCCGCGAGGAGGCCGCCCGACTGCTGGACCGGGTCGACGGCACGGTCGGCGTCGTCGTCGCGATGCAGCGGCGCGAGGAGGCGGCCAAGTGGGTCGCCGGGCTCGGCGACCGGGTCGTGGCGCTCGGCAGCCTGGAGGCGAAGGGGCTGGAGTACGACGCGACGATCGTCGTCTCCCCGGCGGAGATCGCCGACGAGTCCCCGGCCGGCCTGCGGGTGCTGTACGTCGCGCTGACCCGGGCCACCCAGCAGCTCACGGTGGTGTCGGGGGAACGCGACGAGCCCGACGCAAGCGGGGTGCCGGACCTGCTCCGAGATTGA